Proteins from a genomic interval of bacterium:
- a CDS encoding DEAD/DEAH box helicase family protein: MKLKFDPELPFQREAINAVVGIFKGQEVCRTNFTVAPLKQMDGLFAGMDQSDLGVGNKLRLLDEDIHENVKAIQLRNGLAPSEALSSLDFTVEMETGTGKTYVYLRSIFEMNKHYGFTKFIIVVPSVAVKEGVYKSLQMTEEHFKGLYDNVQFDYFVYDSQKLGQVRSFATSDYIQIMVINIDAFRKSFTDPEREDKANIIHRPHDRMNGNRPIEFIQATAPIVIIDEPQSVDTTEKSKEAIASLNPLCKLRYSATHVDKYNMMYRLNSVDAYERKLVKQIEVAGIEVQDSYNRPYVKLLKADNRQGPIRAQIEFDVVQRSGEVARKKKWVRSGDDLLELSGGRSVYDGYIIEDIYCEEGNEYISFTSKPEIVRLNRAIGGVDDDEFKRLQIRKTVEEHLDKEMSLRPQGLKVLSLFFIDRVANYRSYDDDGSAQPGKYALMFEEEYARAIRKPKYDTLFEGVDRGTAAQGVHDGYFAIDRKKDTTGADMLKESRGAGTTQADESAYQLIMRDKERLLSFDSKLKFIFSHSALREGWDNPNVFQICTLNETGSVLKKRQEIGRGLRIAVNQLGERVQGFEVNRLTVMANESYEDFAKQLQKEIEEEEGIRFGVVEPHLFANISIVTEGYEPEYLGVETSQKVWDHLQEKGYIDSKGKVQDCLRADLKAGQVDLPEDVKEHAAQIVASLRKVAGDLNIKNANDRKQVKLNKAVFLGEEFKQLWERIKYRTTFRVDFDCTKLIAQCADEIAKKLVVGKARFVYRKSVATIDLGGVQMTEAVQSVHVYDARDYELPDVLGYLQNETKLTRRTLVEIMIRSGRLEDFKRNPQKYIEQVSVIIKHQMQLFIVDGIKYQKLGDQYYYAQELFEEKELYGYLSKNMLESRKSVFDHVVYDSDVEEEFARSFELNDQVKVYAKLPGWFKIDTPLGGYNPDWAVLVEMDGQQRLYFVVESKGSLFSDALRPTEQAKIDCGREHFKALGTEVEFTVANNASTFFEQVLG, encoded by the coding sequence ATGAAGCTCAAGTTTGATCCCGAGCTTCCCTTTCAGCGTGAGGCGATCAACGCTGTCGTGGGTATCTTCAAGGGGCAGGAGGTCTGCCGGACGAACTTCACGGTTGCGCCGCTCAAGCAGATGGACGGGCTGTTTGCTGGGATGGACCAAAGTGACCTGGGCGTAGGCAACAAGCTGCGGCTCTTGGATGAGGACATTCACGAGAACGTCAAGGCTATACAGCTTCGCAATGGGCTTGCCCCATCCGAGGCGCTCAGTTCGCTGGACTTCACAGTGGAGATGGAGACGGGCACGGGTAAGACCTACGTCTATCTGCGGTCTATTTTCGAGATGAACAAGCACTATGGTTTCACGAAGTTCATTATCGTTGTGCCTTCGGTGGCCGTCAAGGAAGGCGTTTACAAGTCACTGCAGATGACAGAAGAGCACTTCAAAGGCCTCTACGATAATGTTCAGTTCGACTATTTCGTTTATGATTCGCAGAAACTTGGCCAAGTTCGAAGCTTCGCCACCAGCGATTATATTCAGATCATGGTCATCAATATCGACGCCTTCCGCAAAAGCTTCACCGATCCCGAGAGGGAAGACAAGGCCAACATCATCCACCGGCCTCACGACAGGATGAATGGCAATCGCCCAATTGAGTTCATTCAGGCGACCGCCCCCATTGTGATTATCGACGAGCCGCAGAGCGTTGACACGACCGAGAAGAGCAAAGAGGCGATTGCCTCGCTGAATCCTCTCTGCAAGCTGCGTTACTCGGCGACGCATGTGGACAAATACAACATGATGTACCGGTTGAACTCGGTGGACGCCTACGAGCGGAAGCTGGTCAAGCAGATTGAAGTCGCGGGGATTGAGGTGCAGGACAGCTACAACAGACCTTACGTCAAGCTCCTGAAGGCGGACAACAGACAAGGCCCGATCCGTGCTCAAATTGAATTTGATGTGGTTCAGCGCAGCGGAGAGGTTGCCCGGAAGAAGAAATGGGTCCGCAGCGGCGATGACCTGCTCGAGCTCTCAGGCGGAAGGAGTGTCTATGACGGTTACATAATCGAGGATATCTACTGCGAAGAGGGCAACGAGTATATCAGCTTTACGAGCAAGCCTGAGATTGTGAGGCTGAACCGGGCGATAGGCGGCGTTGACGATGATGAGTTCAAGCGCCTCCAGATCCGCAAGACCGTTGAAGAGCACTTGGACAAGGAGATGAGCCTCCGACCACAGGGCCTCAAGGTGCTGAGCTTGTTCTTTATCGATCGGGTGGCGAATTATCGGTCTTATGACGACGACGGAAGCGCGCAACCGGGCAAGTATGCCTTGATGTTCGAGGAGGAATACGCCCGGGCGATTCGGAAACCAAAATATGACACTTTGTTCGAGGGGGTTGACCGGGGGACCGCGGCCCAGGGCGTCCATGACGGTTACTTCGCGATTGATAGGAAGAAGGATACAACGGGGGCGGACATGCTCAAGGAGTCTCGCGGGGCTGGCACGACTCAGGCCGATGAGAGCGCCTATCAGCTCATCATGCGGGATAAAGAGAGGCTGCTTAGCTTCGACTCCAAGCTCAAGTTCATCTTCTCGCATTCGGCCTTGAGGGAGGGTTGGGACAATCCAAATGTCTTTCAGATCTGCACGCTTAACGAGACGGGTTCTGTCTTGAAAAAGCGGCAGGAAATCGGCCGGGGGCTTCGGATCGCCGTGAATCAGCTGGGGGAGCGAGTGCAGGGCTTTGAAGTCAACAGGCTCACTGTGATGGCAAATGAGTCCTATGAGGATTTCGCAAAGCAGCTTCAGAAAGAGATCGAAGAGGAGGAGGGGATCAGATTCGGGGTGGTCGAGCCCCACCTGTTCGCAAACATCAGCATCGTCACTGAAGGTTATGAGCCTGAATACCTGGGTGTTGAGACTTCGCAGAAGGTCTGGGATCACCTTCAAGAGAAGGGCTACATTGACTCGAAGGGCAAGGTGCAGGACTGTCTTCGGGCCGATTTGAAAGCCGGACAGGTCGATCTCCCAGAGGACGTGAAGGAACACGCGGCGCAGATCGTGGCCTCGTTGCGAAAGGTCGCTGGCGACCTGAACATCAAGAATGCCAACGACCGCAAGCAGGTCAAACTAAATAAGGCCGTGTTCCTCGGCGAGGAGTTCAAACAGCTCTGGGAGCGCATTAAGTATCGCACGACGTTTCGGGTTGACTTCGATTGCACGAAGCTAATTGCCCAGTGCGCCGATGAGATCGCCAAGAAGCTCGTGGTCGGCAAGGCGCGGTTCGTATATCGAAAGAGCGTGGCGACGATTGACCTGGGCGGTGTGCAGATGACTGAAGCAGTGCAGAGCGTTCATGTCTATGACGCAAGAGACTACGAACTCCCTGACGTGCTCGGCTATCTTCAGAACGAGACGAAGCTGACCCGACGGACGCTGGTGGAGATCATGATCCGCAGCGGAAGGCTCGAGGACTTCAAAAGGAACCCGCAGAAGTACATCGAGCAGGTATCTGTGATCATCAAGCACCAGATGCAGCTGTTCATCGTTGACGGCATAAAATACCAGAAACTCGGAGACCAGTATTACTACGCCCAGGAGCTCTTCGAGGAAAAGGAGCTTTACGGCTACCTCAGCAAGAACATGCTGGAGAGCAGGAAGTCCGTATTTGACCACGTGGTCTATGATTCGGATGTGGAGGAGGAGTTCGCCAGGTCATTCGAATTGAATGATCAGGTCAAGGTCTACGCCAAGTTGCCAGGGTGGTTCAAGATCGACACGCCGTTGGGCGGCTACAATCCCGACTGGGCGGTCTTGGTCGAAATGGATGGCCAACAGCGGCTTTATTTCGTGGTGGAATCTAAGGGCAGTCTCTTCAGCGATGCGCTCCGGCCGACGGAGCAGGCAAAAATCGACTGCGGCCGCGAGCACTTCAAGGCTCTCGGAACGGAGGTAGAGTTCACTGTCGCCAACAATGCCAGCACCTTCTTCGAACAGGTGTTGGGATAG